In one Pempheris klunzingeri isolate RE-2024b chromosome 8, fPemKlu1.hap1, whole genome shotgun sequence genomic region, the following are encoded:
- the cyth2 gene encoding cytohesin-2: MTVDSEIFMPKSKAPKMDDLDYIPVDLSPEERSELEDIRRRKGVLLQEIQRLREELREAILEVEGLETSTEGSKTLQKSRHVAMGRKKFNMDPKKGIVFLVENELLRHTSEDIAQFLYKGEGLNKTAIGDYLGERDDFNIKVLQAFVDLHEFTDLNLVQALRQFLWSFRLPGEAQKIDRMMEAFAQRYCHCNPGVFQSTDTCYVLSFAIIMLNTSLHNPNVRDKPGVDRFISMNRGINEGGDLPEDLLRNLYESIKNEPFKIPEDDGNDLTHTFFNPDREGWLLKLGGRVKTWKRRWFILTDNCLYYFEYTTDKEPRGIIPLENLSIREVEDPRKPNCFELYIPNNRGQLIKACKTEADGRVVEGNHNVYRISAPTPEEKDEWIHSIKSAVSVDPFYEMLAARKKRISLKKKEEQP, encoded by the exons ATGACAGTCGACTCTGAAATATTTATGCCTAAAAGTAAAGCGCCAAAAATGGATGACCTGGACTACA TCCCAGTAGACCTGAGCCCAGAGGAGCGCTCCGAGCTGGAGGACATCCGCAGGAGGAAGGGCGTCCTGCTTCAGGAGATCCAAAGGCTCAGAGAGGAATTAAGAGAGGCAATTTTGGAGGTGGAGGGACTGGAGACAAGCACAGAGGGCAG TAAAACCCTACAGAAAAGCAGACATGTGGCAATGGGAAGGAAGAAATTCAACATGGACCCTAAAAAG GGCATTGTGTTTCTGGTGGAGAACGAGCTGCTCAGACACACTTCAGAGGACATCGCTCAGTTCCTCTACAAAGGCGAGGGCCTCAACAAGACTGCTATAGGAGATTACCTCGGAGAGAG GGACGACTTCAACATCAAAGTTCTTCAGGCTTTCGTCGACCTCCATGAGTTCACTGATCTCAACCTCGTCCAGGCCCTCAG GCAGTTCCTGTGGAGCTTCCGTTTGCCTGGTGAAGCCCAGAAAATTGACAGAATGATGGAGGCCTTTGCTCAGAGATACTGCCACTGCAACCCTGGCGTCTTCCAGAGCACTG ACACATGTTACGTGCTATCATTTGCCATCATTATGCTGAACACAAGCCTCCATAACCCAAACGTGAGGGACAAACCTGGAGTGGACCGTTTCATCTCAATGAACCGAGGCATCAACGAGGGGGGAGACCTGCCTGAGGACCTGCTCAGA AATCTCTACGAAAGCATTAAAAATGAGCCCTTCAAGATCCCAGAGGACGACGGCAatgacctgacacacaccttctTCAACccagacagagagggatggCTTCTTAAACTCG GGGGACGAGTGAAAACCTGGAAACGGCGATGGTTCATTCTCACTGACAACTGCCTTTATTACTTTGAATACACCACA GATAAGGAGCCTCGAGGTATTATTCCCTTGGAAAACCTTAGTATCCGCGAGGTGGAGGACCCAAGAAAACCC AACTGCTTTGAGCTGTACATCCCCAACAACCGCGGTCAGCTCATTAAGGCGTGTAAGACAGAGGCTGATGGCAGAGTAGTGGAAGGAAACCACAACGTGTACCGCATCTCCGCCCCCACACCTGAGGAGAAGGATGAATGGATCCACAGCATCAA ATCTGCTGTCAGTGTTGATCCCTTCTACGAAATGCTTGCTGCCAGGAAGAAACGTATATCactgaagaagaaggaggaacaACCGTAG